One window from the genome of Echinicola vietnamensis DSM 17526 encodes:
- a CDS encoding RagB/SusD family nutrient uptake outer membrane protein — translation MLKKYISYTLLALMIVAGTSCDSWLDQRPQNGVVKQDFWKTKEQVRSALMGAYASLNGNYRGYHLSERMFLWGELRGYMIAPSTGARFEDIQVQLGNIQSTNSIADWGGFYGTINLCNNVIDNGPGALETDETFQEEDLNNYVAEARALRALMYFYLVRTFGEVPLSIEAVDSDEDQLTIAKSSQAEVLEQIVTDLEMAEADIFEQHENSRESKGRMTRYAVNALQADVYLWMQNYEAAAEAADKVLAGPYALVTQENWMRALFVEGNSVESIFEIQYEAPQSNTFFDMFSTTRITRFLAYPSVLEENFGFSIDQPEDIDLRSIDATLKSSGEIWKYIGVSETQRRQPTDSYANWIVYRLADVMLMKAEALSQIGRGEEALEIVAEIRERGGAIQATEENPSPSSANDVIRYVLRERARELAFEGKWWFDLLRVSKMDDYANLDLMLDAAITNAPEINLSSILNQLRDTRSHYLPIYNVELNANPLLEQNPYYLK, via the coding sequence AGCAGGTGCGCTCCGCGTTGATGGGAGCCTATGCCTCCCTGAATGGAAATTACCGGGGCTATCACCTTTCGGAGAGGATGTTTTTATGGGGAGAGCTGCGGGGCTATATGATCGCTCCCAGTACGGGCGCTCGCTTTGAGGATATCCAAGTGCAGCTGGGCAATATCCAGTCCACTAACTCCATTGCTGATTGGGGTGGTTTTTATGGCACCATTAACCTTTGCAATAATGTGATCGATAATGGGCCTGGTGCTTTGGAGACGGATGAGACGTTCCAAGAGGAAGACCTGAACAATTACGTGGCGGAAGCTCGGGCCCTTCGCGCACTGATGTACTTTTACCTCGTGCGAACCTTCGGAGAGGTGCCCTTGTCGATTGAGGCTGTGGACAGCGATGAGGATCAGCTTACCATTGCAAAGTCTTCACAAGCAGAAGTCCTGGAGCAGATCGTGACGGACCTGGAAATGGCCGAAGCGGATATCTTCGAGCAGCATGAAAATTCTCGGGAGAGCAAGGGCAGGATGACCCGCTATGCGGTAAACGCCCTTCAGGCAGACGTGTACCTTTGGATGCAAAATTATGAAGCGGCCGCCGAGGCTGCCGATAAGGTGCTGGCAGGACCTTATGCCCTGGTGACACAGGAAAACTGGATGCGAGCGCTTTTTGTAGAGGGGAATTCCGTGGAAAGTATCTTCGAGATCCAATACGAAGCGCCTCAGTCAAACACCTTCTTTGACATGTTCAGCACGACTAGAATAACCCGGTTTTTGGCTTATCCATCGGTGCTGGAAGAAAACTTTGGATTCAGTATTGACCAACCGGAGGATATTGACCTAAGAAGTATCGATGCCACGCTGAAAAGTAGTGGTGAAATATGGAAATACATTGGGGTGAGCGAAACACAGCGGCGGCAGCCTACCGACTCTTATGCCAATTGGATCGTTTACCGACTGGCCGATGTGATGCTGATGAAAGCAGAGGCGCTTTCTCAAATTGGCAGGGGAGAAGAGGCTTTGGAGATCGTCGCGGAAATCCGTGAAAGGGGCGGCGCCATCCAAGCTACGGAAGAAAACCCTTCCCCATCCAGTGCCAATGACGTCATCCGCTATGTGTTGCGCGAAAGGGCCCGGGAACTGGCCTTTGAAGGCAAGTGGTGGTTTGACTTGCTGAGGGTATCCAAGATGGATGATTATGCCAACTTGGATTTGATGTTGGATGCGGCCATTACCAATGCGCCGGAAATCAATCTTAGTTCGATTTTAAACCAGCTAAGGGATACACGTAGCCATTATCTTCCTATCTATAATGTGGAGCTTAATGCTAATCCATTGCTGGAACAAAATCCTTATTACCTCAAATAA
- a CDS encoding fasciclin domain-containing protein, whose translation MNTFKINTLWRIRSSMVLLVVLCLAAIGCEFDPPSNINVTEDTNISGYLRQHPDEFSNLSRILEISNTEGFLGTYGTYTFFAPNNEAVDGYLEENGLSLDGLGEEEAKDIVRFHLLTDTLSTADFTDGKLSVPTEYGKYLVTGAEFADGETYTRVNRQANIIQSNIKLGNGFIHAIDNVLSPPTKTVAQWLEENQRFSIFSQVLKETGWYDSLDREEEGQWYTVLAESDEALSAAGYESFEAMKEHYSQTGDPTNPSDSLNLYVAYHVIPDIKFIADLLTATAHPTEAPQEVVTIKLDGTDVLVNDDTFFGVHEPGSPIIRAQSDNSVTNGVVHSVEDHFAIKLRAPTAVYWDVAEQPEIRQLTQFFRVPGAPNYTFKLGELSRMTWEGNYVDAMVNYFPPSLNQVYYAFGDYLRIELQANRLTAAEIKTPTLVKGRYKLWICHHGDKWNNGCELKVTFNGEDIPGARLLDTTIKAPTDMNEDELESRGWKEYLTAGSDGGKIMGRFIGTIEVPTTGEHTLRFDRVTGIGRSNGGLWLDMIHFIPEDQDQIYPKFALDGSPVYEGEE comes from the coding sequence ATGAATACCTTCAAGATAAATACCTTATGGCGCATAAGAAGCAGCATGGTGCTGCTGGTGGTGCTTTGTTTGGCAGCAATAGGTTGTGAGTTTGATCCTCCTTCCAATATCAATGTTACGGAAGACACCAATATCAGCGGTTACCTCAGGCAGCACCCGGATGAATTCAGTAACCTTTCCAGAATATTGGAAATTTCCAATACTGAGGGCTTTCTGGGGACATATGGAACCTACACGTTTTTTGCGCCCAATAACGAGGCGGTAGATGGATATTTAGAAGAAAACGGCCTTAGCCTGGATGGCCTTGGTGAAGAAGAAGCCAAGGACATCGTCCGCTTTCACCTGCTGACGGATACCTTGTCCACGGCGGATTTTACGGACGGCAAGCTTTCCGTTCCCACCGAGTATGGCAAGTATTTGGTGACGGGAGCTGAATTTGCTGATGGGGAAACCTACACCCGGGTAAACCGCCAGGCCAATATCATCCAAAGCAATATCAAATTGGGCAATGGATTTATCCATGCCATAGACAATGTGCTTTCGCCACCTACCAAAACCGTGGCGCAGTGGCTGGAGGAAAACCAGCGGTTTTCTATTTTTTCGCAAGTGCTGAAGGAAACCGGATGGTATGATAGCCTGGATCGGGAGGAAGAAGGCCAGTGGTACACCGTTTTGGCCGAATCAGACGAAGCCCTTTCCGCGGCTGGATATGAATCGTTTGAAGCGATGAAAGAACATTATTCCCAGACAGGTGATCCTACCAATCCTTCGGACAGTTTGAATTTATACGTGGCCTATCACGTGATTCCGGATATCAAGTTTATCGCTGACCTGTTGACTGCTACAGCGCACCCTACGGAGGCTCCACAGGAGGTAGTGACCATTAAGCTGGACGGTACCGATGTACTGGTCAATGACGATACCTTCTTTGGTGTCCATGAACCGGGATCGCCCATCATTCGGGCGCAGAGTGACAATTCCGTCACCAACGGTGTAGTACACAGTGTGGAAGATCACTTTGCGATCAAGCTGCGTGCGCCTACGGCCGTGTACTGGGATGTGGCCGAGCAGCCGGAGATTCGCCAGCTGACACAGTTTTTCCGCGTTCCCGGGGCACCAAACTATACGTTCAAGCTAGGGGAATTGTCGAGGATGACATGGGAAGGCAATTATGTGGATGCCATGGTGAATTATTTTCCACCGAGCCTTAATCAAGTGTACTATGCATTTGGGGATTATTTACGAATCGAGCTCCAGGCCAATCGACTGACAGCAGCAGAGATCAAAACCCCTACCTTGGTAAAAGGCAGGTACAAGTTATGGATCTGTCATCACGGAGATAAGTGGAATAACGGTTGTGAGCTGAAAGTCACCTTCAATGGGGAGGATATTCCGGGAGCCAGACTGCTGGATACGACCATCAAGGCTCCGACGGACATGAACGAAGATGAACTGGAGTCCAGAGGGTGGAAGGAATACCTGACCGCAGGCTCCGATGGAGGAAAGATCATGGGCCGGTTTATCGGCACCATCGAAGTGCCCACGACCGGAGAGCATACCCTACGCTTTGACCGGGTAACGGGTATTGGGAGAAGTAATGGTGGCTTGTGGCTGGATATGATCCATTTTATACCAGAAGACCAAGACCAGATCTATCCGAAGTTTGCCTTAGATGGCTCACCGGTGTATGAAGGGGAGGAATAA
- a CDS encoding fasciclin domain-containing protein, with the protein MNRRYQYFLLCLICLGAFSCGDQWEEHNEATQDLNNNLVQMIRADADLSTFASLLEQSGLDAQLASGSYTVWAPNNAALENLPESITGDKAALKAFVGNHIGYQQRLSHQAEDTLMRVKMLNDKVNVLRQNSITSVDQTANFDYADRLSKNGVLYKIDRFLEVKKNVWEIVKERSDNPVSQLITGMTITDSLTNETYNYFEYDVTDLANEDSTYTFFLLNDEAYGTFKMAMEPYFKDTLPETETLSMPLSLGLAKDLVFTTAYYDNVPDTILSVDSVKVAFHADQVVEKINASNGVVYLMNGYDYKLSDKIPEIKIEGEYYDGLSDGSGPVNIRARTWASNNRDLLVINSGIAGYSVRYEVPQAHSTKYDIYWRAVNDDYIPRTNEQRIAVDSVQNELFSLMFVVPNTYEEVYIGQHEVQNYGDLRLLLQSYPTTSNDWNSLVLDYIRLVPVFE; encoded by the coding sequence ATGAATAGAAGATATCAATATTTCTTGCTGTGCCTTATCTGCCTAGGAGCCTTTTCCTGTGGTGATCAGTGGGAAGAGCATAATGAGGCCACACAAGACCTGAACAACAACTTGGTGCAAATGATCCGCGCAGATGCGGATCTGAGCACCTTTGCTTCCCTGCTGGAGCAAAGTGGGCTGGATGCTCAGCTGGCATCCGGTTCCTATACCGTATGGGCCCCCAATAACGCGGCCCTGGAAAACCTGCCCGAAAGCATCACCGGAGATAAAGCGGCATTAAAGGCCTTCGTGGGAAACCACATCGGTTACCAACAGCGCCTCAGCCACCAGGCGGAAGATACACTTATGCGGGTAAAGATGCTCAATGACAAAGTCAATGTACTGCGTCAAAACAGCATCACCTCCGTGGACCAGACGGCAAATTTTGACTATGCAGACCGCCTGTCCAAAAATGGGGTATTGTATAAGATCGATCGTTTCCTGGAGGTGAAGAAAAATGTATGGGAAATTGTCAAGGAAAGATCGGATAATCCCGTCAGCCAATTGATTACAGGAATGACCATTACCGATTCCTTGACCAATGAAACGTACAACTATTTCGAGTACGACGTGACCGATCTCGCCAATGAAGACAGTACGTACACCTTTTTCCTTTTAAATGATGAGGCGTATGGAACCTTTAAAATGGCCATGGAGCCTTATTTTAAGGACACCCTACCCGAAACCGAAACACTTTCGATGCCCCTTTCCTTGGGGCTCGCCAAGGACTTGGTGTTTACGACGGCCTATTATGACAATGTGCCCGACACGATCCTTTCCGTGGACAGTGTGAAGGTGGCTTTCCATGCCGATCAGGTAGTGGAAAAGATCAATGCTTCCAATGGCGTGGTCTACCTAATGAATGGCTATGACTATAAACTCTCGGACAAGATTCCAGAGATCAAAATCGAGGGTGAATATTACGACGGGCTCAGCGACGGTTCCGGTCCGGTAAATATCCGCGCCAGAACTTGGGCTTCCAACAATCGCGATCTGCTGGTGATCAATAGCGGCATCGCAGGATACAGTGTACGGTACGAAGTCCCTCAGGCACATTCTACCAAGTACGATATCTATTGGCGGGCTGTAAATGACGATTATATCCCGCGGACCAATGAACAGCGGATTGCGGTGGATTCGGTTCAGAATGAATTGTTTTCCCTGATGTTTGTGGTGCCCAATACGTACGAAGAAGTGTATATAGGGCAGCATGAGGTGCAAAATTACGGTGACCTTAGGTTATTGTTACAGTCATATCCGACGACAAGCAACGATTGGAACAGCTTGGTGCTCGATTATATACGTTTGGTACCGGTATTTGAATAA
- a CDS encoding SusC/RagA family TonB-linked outer membrane protein, with protein MKRKNIQKFCTAMLALQMGFAGTVWAQEVEEVKVQPNQQMDYLIEKVTGRVISKSTGEPLEGLSIAYQDLSATFTNSNGEFELMVPAYTTTIRVNFGDQLVKEIPLKGRDQLEIALTAMELAAAGSGFVQLPYEEVDRRHVAGAVSAVDYSAAAKLKANSPETFTQGAAAGVNMIRRAGTPGMGADMFIRGLGSLNASTQPLVVVDGMIYDMDAYQGSILNGYSSNPLSFLDVKYIDNISFIKDGGSIYGTKGANGVILITTSRAKDLTTKIDFYTYGGVNIQPKNLPVMEADEFKPYYAEMLASSGLTTNEVIGNRYLNERADTLGYYNYHNNTNWQDQVMRTSYDQNYYIKVSGGDNIARYALSLGHLKSSSIMDLEDMSRSNVRFNADFQITEKLTAGTNMSFSYAVNNLHEYGFGAESVSPLYLGLVKSPFLAPNIYSEEGIRSPNLSDVDSLGISNPRAMVENMSGQNRRYRFFGSYDAKYQFNEHFSLQTLFGLTIDKNRESFFIPDLGTDETEGPNAEIRNEIGGQVQRLFSTYSDSRFDYTNTFGFAHDLNVGLGFRYNSNKLQEDRGFAYNSGTDDLITLNSGVITLNDANAVAGDWIWMSYYADVNYSYLDKYFIDVDVAVDGSSRFGKQTADGIGLFGHRFGVFPSIKGAWLISSEDFMSGVNLDLLKLRLSYSQTGNDGIGNYKYMQTYSGSNMLALQGLVRNNLANEAIQWETNSKVNAGIDFASANSVFGLSVDVYQNTISNMLTLQPLEAFTGLDYYFANGGEMTNTGVDVGLSAKVLDREVKLTLAAQVGTYKNEVKDLPYSHRITPVAGGEVITTVGESASMFYGYQTEGVYSTSEEASTAGLSTYLPDGTLGAFGAGDVKFVDQNNDNVIDEKDRTIIGNPNPDFYGGFSLHAAYQRFTFDAAFSFSVGNDVYNYVRHELESMSGYENQLESVRNRWRTEGQKTNMPQLAYGDPMGNSRFSDRWIEDGSYLRLKTLSVNYTIPINGDIVKNIDVYASGQNLLTFTNYLGYDPEFSYTSSVFGQGVDVGLTPQFTSVLLGLKIGL; from the coding sequence ATGAAGCGAAAAAATATACAGAAATTTTGTACCGCCATGCTGGCATTGCAAATGGGTTTTGCCGGTACGGTATGGGCGCAGGAGGTAGAGGAAGTCAAGGTACAGCCCAATCAGCAGATGGATTACTTGATCGAAAAGGTCACGGGCCGGGTGATTTCCAAAAGCACCGGTGAACCACTGGAAGGGCTTAGCATTGCCTATCAGGACCTCTCGGCTACTTTTACCAATTCCAATGGGGAATTTGAACTGATGGTGCCGGCTTATACGACGACCATTCGGGTAAACTTCGGCGATCAGTTGGTAAAGGAAATTCCCTTAAAAGGCCGTGATCAACTGGAAATAGCCCTGACCGCTATGGAATTGGCAGCTGCTGGCAGCGGATTTGTCCAATTGCCATATGAGGAAGTAGACCGCAGGCATGTGGCCGGGGCGGTGTCCGCTGTGGATTATTCCGCAGCGGCAAAATTAAAGGCCAATAGCCCTGAGACTTTTACACAGGGAGCGGCCGCCGGGGTGAACATGATCAGAAGGGCCGGCACGCCCGGAATGGGCGCGGACATGTTTATCCGCGGTCTGGGGTCCTTAAATGCCAGTACGCAGCCGCTGGTGGTCGTGGATGGTATGATCTATGATATGGATGCTTACCAGGGGTCCATCCTGAACGGTTACAGCTCCAATCCATTGTCCTTCTTGGACGTAAAGTACATCGATAACATTTCCTTTATCAAAGATGGCGGATCTATTTACGGTACCAAAGGTGCCAATGGTGTCATTTTGATCACCACATCACGGGCAAAGGACCTGACCACAAAGATTGATTTTTACACCTATGGAGGGGTAAACATCCAGCCCAAGAATTTGCCCGTCATGGAGGCAGATGAATTTAAGCCTTACTATGCTGAAATGCTGGCAAGCAGTGGCCTGACCACCAATGAGGTCATTGGCAACCGCTATTTGAATGAGCGGGCAGATACCTTGGGATATTATAATTACCATAACAATACCAATTGGCAGGACCAAGTCATGCGGACCAGTTATGACCAGAATTATTACATTAAGGTATCCGGTGGGGACAATATCGCACGCTACGCCCTTTCCCTTGGGCATTTGAAAAGCAGCAGCATCATGGACCTGGAAGACATGTCCCGTTCCAATGTCCGGTTCAATGCGGATTTCCAGATCACCGAGAAACTGACGGCAGGTACGAACATGTCCTTTTCCTATGCCGTGAACAACCTGCATGAATATGGTTTCGGTGCTGAGTCGGTCAGTCCATTGTACCTTGGGTTGGTCAAGTCACCGTTTTTGGCGCCGAATATTTACTCTGAAGAGGGAATTCGGTCTCCTAATTTGAGTGATGTGGATTCCTTGGGAATCAGTAACCCCAGGGCCATGGTCGAAAATATGAGCGGTCAAAACAGGCGGTACAGGTTCTTTGGCTCATACGATGCCAAATACCAGTTTAATGAGCACTTTAGCTTGCAGACCTTGTTTGGCCTGACCATAGACAAAAACCGGGAATCTTTCTTTATTCCAGACTTAGGTACGGACGAAACAGAAGGTCCCAATGCGGAGATCAGAAATGAAATTGGCGGACAGGTGCAGCGGTTGTTCAGTACTTACAGCGATTCCCGCTTTGATTATACCAATACATTTGGTTTTGCACATGACCTGAATGTGGGGCTAGGATTCCGATACAACAGCAATAAGCTACAGGAAGACAGGGGATTTGCTTATAATTCCGGTACGGATGACTTGATCACCCTCAATTCCGGTGTAATTACCCTGAACGATGCCAACGCTGTTGCGGGAGATTGGATATGGATGAGTTATTATGCGGATGTAAATTACAGCTACTTGGATAAGTATTTCATCGATGTGGATGTTGCCGTGGACGGCTCTTCCCGCTTTGGAAAGCAAACGGCTGACGGCATCGGGTTGTTTGGCCATCGTTTTGGCGTATTTCCTTCTATCAAAGGAGCATGGTTAATTTCTTCAGAGGACTTTATGTCCGGAGTAAACCTGGACTTGCTGAAGTTACGATTGAGCTATAGCCAGACGGGTAATGATGGCATTGGCAATTATAAATACATGCAGACCTACAGTGGAAGCAATATGCTGGCCCTTCAGGGCTTGGTGCGAAACAACTTGGCCAACGAAGCCATCCAGTGGGAAACCAACTCCAAGGTGAATGCCGGGATCGACTTCGCATCGGCAAACAGTGTGTTTGGCTTAAGCGTGGATGTTTATCAAAATACCATCAGCAATATGCTGACCCTTCAGCCCTTGGAGGCCTTCACAGGATTGGACTATTACTTTGCCAATGGTGGAGAAATGACCAATACCGGCGTGGATGTGGGGCTTTCTGCCAAAGTGCTTGACCGGGAGGTGAAATTGACCTTGGCGGCGCAGGTGGGTACCTATAAAAATGAAGTGAAGGACTTGCCTTATTCACACCGGATTACCCCTGTGGCAGGAGGTGAAGTGATCACCACCGTAGGCGAGTCGGCCTCCATGTTTTATGGTTATCAGACCGAAGGTGTTTACAGTACTTCAGAAGAGGCGAGTACAGCGGGCCTCAGCACCTATTTGCCAGATGGTACTTTGGGAGCATTTGGGGCAGGAGATGTGAAGTTTGTGGATCAAAACAATGACAATGTCATCGATGAAAAAGACCGGACAATCATAGGCAATCCCAATCCTGATTTTTATGGTGGTTTCTCCCTCCATGCGGCCTATCAGCGCTTTACCTTTGATGCAGCCTTTTCTTTTAGCGTCGGAAACGATGTATATAATTATGTCCGCCACGAGCTGGAGAGCATGTCCGGCTATGAAAACCAGCTGGAAAGTGTCCGCAACCGATGGAGAACAGAGGGACAGAAAACCAATATGCCACAACTGGCTTATGGTGACCCGATGGGCAACAGCCGTTTTTCAGATCGCTGGATCGAGGACGGTTCTTACCTCCGCCTAAAGACCCTTAGCGTGAATTATACGATTCCGATCAATGGGGACATTGTAAAAAACATCGATGTCTATGCCTCTGGACAAAACCTGCTGACCTTTACCAATTACCTTGGTTATGATCCGGAATTCAGCTACACCAGTAGTGTTTTTGGGCAAGGTGTAGATGTGGGGCTTACCCCACAGTTTACCAGTGTGTTGTTAGGCCTTAAAATAGGACTGTAA